One stretch of Halalkalicoccus tibetensis DNA includes these proteins:
- a CDS encoding universal stress protein, whose protein sequence is MVPIADPDDARETARAIRTYLSPNSEIIVTHVVPKGEGVPDKASVAQRKDFAQDAYENFLNVLAADKSRITPLTLYGRDVTDTIIEGALETDTTTIAFTPRGASRWTKLITGNISESLIRNSSVPVLVLPPQEEYEPLE, encoded by the coding sequence ATGGTACCGATTGCGGACCCAGACGACGCTCGGGAGACGGCACGAGCAATCCGTACATACCTCAGCCCAAACTCTGAGATTATCGTTACTCATGTCGTGCCAAAGGGAGAGGGAGTGCCAGACAAGGCATCAGTCGCTCAACGAAAGGATTTCGCGCAGGATGCTTACGAAAATTTTCTCAATGTACTCGCAGCAGACAAGAGCCGCATTACACCGTTGACATTATACGGCCGGGACGTTACAGACACGATTATTGAAGGGGCTCTGGAAACAGATACCACTACTATTGCTTTCACGCCACGGGGCGCGAGCAGATGGACGAAGTTGATTACGGGCAATATTTCTGAATCGCTGATTCGGAACTCTAGTGTTCCAGTACTCGTTCTGCCGCCGCAAGAAGAGTATGAGCCGCTCGAGTAA